Proteins encoded by one window of Emticicia oligotrophica DSM 17448:
- a CDS encoding D-2-hydroxyacid dehydrogenase encodes MKIVFLDAYTLNPLNDLDLSVLNTLGDITLFDRTPIDQIVERAKDAEIILTNKCPLSAQTIKQLPNLKYIGVTATGYNIIDIEAAKSQGIMVANVRGYSSAAVAQLVFSLILGFTNRVAEHAEHIDKTWPSAADWCFYHYPLVELEGKTLGIIGLGDIGKKVANIGLGFGMKVLANKRDLSSGGMTGVELCTQEKILQESDYISLHCPLTPENQNLINKQTLDLMKPSAILINTSRGGLIHEQDLADALNNGRIAGAGLDVLSAEPPAASNPLLTAKNTIITPHIAWAGVNARKDLLKGVVENIVDFQRGKTPKGKI; translated from the coding sequence ATGAAAATCGTTTTCCTTGATGCCTATACCCTAAATCCGCTCAATGATTTAGACCTTTCAGTGCTAAACACACTCGGAGATATTACACTTTTTGACCGCACACCAATCGACCAAATTGTTGAGCGGGCTAAAGATGCCGAAATTATTCTCACCAATAAATGCCCACTTAGTGCTCAGACTATCAAGCAATTACCAAACTTGAAGTACATTGGTGTAACAGCTACTGGCTATAACATCATTGATATTGAAGCAGCCAAATCACAGGGCATTATGGTAGCCAATGTACGTGGTTATAGCTCGGCAGCAGTAGCTCAATTGGTATTTTCTCTGATTTTAGGCTTTACGAACCGAGTGGCCGAACACGCCGAGCATATTGATAAAACATGGCCTTCTGCAGCCGATTGGTGCTTTTATCATTATCCATTGGTGGAGTTAGAGGGGAAAACTTTGGGTATCATCGGTTTGGGTGATATTGGCAAGAAAGTAGCCAACATTGGCTTAGGATTTGGCATGAAAGTTTTGGCAAATAAGCGAGATTTGAGTTCGGGTGGAATGACAGGCGTGGAGCTATGTACTCAAGAAAAAATTCTACAAGAGAGCGATTATATTTCTTTACATTGCCCATTAACTCCTGAAAATCAGAATCTTATTAATAAGCAAACACTGGACTTAATGAAGCCATCGGCCATTTTGATAAATACTTCAAGAGGTGGATTGATTCATGAACAAGATTTGGCTGACGCCCTCAACAATGGTCGTATTGCTGGTGCAGGGCTTGATGTGCTCTCTGCCGAACCACCCGCTGCATCAAATCCATTATTAACGGCAAAAAATACGATAATCACGCCACATATTGCTTGGGCGGGTGTAAACGCACGCAAAGATTTACTGAAAGGTGTGGTTGAAAATATAGTCGATTTTCAGCGAGGAAAGACACCAAAAGGCAAGATTTAG